From a region of the Candidatus Eisenbacteria bacterium genome:
- a CDS encoding competence/damage-inducible protein A — translation MPRRLEAVPDPPEPAPSRRLGGHGRRHPGRRRDEPSPARRRARGPMSAEVITIGTELLHGLVRDTNSGRIVEQLASIGVEVLYLTTVGDDTGRMAEIFRAAAHRAKTVVTTGGLGPTSDDVTRKAIATVFRRRLILDEAVLDRIRARFRERGIDMPAMNESQALVPKGAIIIENPRGSAPGLHLTHLEADFFCLPGVPSEAEAMMEQYVLPYLRSRRVGMEMARRVVRTIGISESSMAERLQKIEAEESMVKIGYLPHSSGVDITLAAAAPEAAWVLDAIERCERRVKEAAGEHVYGGGQESLSAALGAILAEQNLTIATAESFTGGAIGAAITETPGASRYYMGGVVAYSNRAKLEILGVKGPTLERHGAVSAEVAAEMASGARKRFECDLALSSTGIAGPEGGTVEKPVGLVYLGLATREGTRSSRHVLGGTRSEIIARSAAYALDLARRQLALSRR, via the coding sequence ATGCCTCGACGTCTGGAAGCCGTTCCCGATCCGCCAGAGCCAGCACCTTCCCGGAGGCTGGGGGGTCATGGTCGACGACATCCTGGCCGCCGCCGTGACGAACCTTCTCCTGCGCGCCGCCGCGCTCGTGGTCCGATGAGCGCCGAGGTGATCACGATCGGTACCGAGCTCCTGCACGGTCTCGTCCGCGACACGAACTCCGGGCGCATCGTGGAGCAGCTGGCCTCGATCGGGGTCGAGGTCCTCTACCTGACGACGGTGGGCGACGACACGGGGCGAATGGCCGAGATCTTTCGCGCCGCGGCGCACCGGGCGAAGACGGTCGTGACCACAGGCGGGCTCGGCCCCACCTCCGACGACGTGACCCGCAAAGCGATCGCGACCGTATTTCGCCGCCGCCTCATTCTCGACGAGGCGGTGCTCGATCGAATCCGCGCCCGCTTTCGGGAGCGCGGGATCGACATGCCGGCGATGAACGAGTCGCAGGCGCTGGTCCCGAAGGGGGCGATCATCATCGAAAACCCCCGCGGGAGCGCGCCGGGGCTCCACTTGACCCACCTGGAGGCGGACTTCTTCTGCCTCCCCGGCGTTCCGTCCGAGGCCGAGGCGATGATGGAGCAGTACGTCCTCCCGTACCTCCGCTCCCGCCGCGTCGGGATGGAAATGGCTCGGCGTGTCGTTCGCACGATCGGGATCTCCGAATCGTCCATGGCCGAGCGGCTCCAGAAGATCGAGGCCGAGGAGTCGATGGTGAAGATCGGCTATCTGCCGCACTCCTCGGGCGTCGACATCACGCTCGCCGCAGCCGCTCCCGAGGCCGCCTGGGTGCTCGACGCGATCGAGCGGTGCGAGCGCCGGGTCAAGGAGGCGGCGGGGGAGCACGTCTACGGCGGCGGGCAGGAGTCGCTCTCGGCCGCGCTCGGGGCGATCCTCGCGGAGCAGAACCTCACGATCGCGACGGCCGAGTCGTTCACCGGCGGCGCGATCGGGGCCGCGATCACGGAGACGCCGGGCGCCTCGCGGTACTACATGGGAGGCGTCGTCGCCTACTCGAACCGCGCGAAGCTGGAGATCCTGGGCGTCAAGGGCCCGACCCTGGAACGGCACGGCGCGGTGAGCGCCGAGGTGGCAGCGGAGATGGCCTCGGGCGCCCGCAAGCGTTTCGAATGCGATCTGGCCCTCTCCAGCACCGGAATCGCCGGCCCCGAAGGGGGAACGGTCGAGAAGCCTGTAGGGCTGGTCTACCTCGGCCTCGCGACCCGCGAGGGCACGCGGAGCTCAAGGCACGTGCTGGGCGGCACGCGCTCGGAGATCATCGCGCGGTCGGCCGCCTACGCTCTCGATCTGGCCCGCCGCCAACTCGCTCTCTCGCGCAGGTGA
- the thpR gene encoding RNA 2',3'-cyclic phosphodiesterase — protein sequence MTRTFIALMIPSDWTDYLGAISRELASKMRGLSWVRPENLHITLRFLGDLDDAGVQRVCDLVIRETGEAVAPHARLGPIGAFPNLNRPRVVWVGLAEGEEAVSAIARGVNDALGRGGFGEPEKPFRPHLTLARVRESARGLEALRDAVLAPAPHAAPLERICVMKSELHPAGARYTALTEARLRRP from the coding sequence GTGACGCGGACCTTCATCGCGTTGATGATCCCGTCCGACTGGACGGACTACCTCGGGGCGATTTCCCGGGAGCTTGCGTCGAAGATGCGGGGCCTCTCGTGGGTCCGTCCCGAGAATCTGCACATCACGCTCCGATTCCTCGGGGACCTCGACGACGCGGGGGTCCAGCGCGTCTGCGATCTGGTGATCCGGGAGACCGGGGAGGCCGTGGCGCCTCACGCCCGCCTGGGGCCGATCGGCGCGTTTCCGAATTTGAATCGCCCGCGCGTCGTCTGGGTCGGGTTGGCCGAGGGGGAGGAGGCCGTCTCCGCCATTGCCCGCGGGGTGAATGACGCGTTGGGGCGCGGGGGGTTCGGCGAGCCGGAGAAACCGTTCCGGCCGCACCTGACGCTCGCGCGCGTGCGGGAGAGCGCCAGGGGTCTGGAGGCGCTCCGGGACGCTGTCCTTGCGCCGGCTCCGCACGCGGCGCCCCTCGAGCGCATCTGCGTGATGAAAAGTGAACTACACCCGGCCGGAGCCCGGTATACTGCGCTCACTGAAGCCCGACTTCGACGTCCTTAA